Part of the Montipora foliosa isolate CH-2021 chromosome 13, ASM3666993v2, whole genome shotgun sequence genome is shown below.
AGGAGAACGACCCCCAAAGCGATTACGTTACTTGACAGTCAAGCAATAGATATTCCAGTGTTTCCACTTCTGTTTTACAAAAGGCGCAAAGTGGTCAATCAAACAGTTTGGAACGAAATAATTTTTcgttaataaataaaatattatttaggAATTTGTACTGACATTCTGTAATTCTTGTTTCCGGAGAAACTTTAAACGTTAAAGAGTAGATGTCTCCGCCCTCTATAGACAGAATGTTTCTGACTTATTTTCATTTGAGCCGAAGGCAaagtttcctttttccttttaaattcaatataaatttttttttgtgtgaacatctatcatcatcatcatcatcgtgaCTTTATTATAGTGTCAAAGTAAAGAATATTTAGCCGAGGGTAAAATGAATCCCtatactaattggggacactaggATAAGATCATCTTAGGTTTACAGCTGTCAAGAGCTAACCTAGATAagtaaaaatcaaaattaattaattaattaagaaatacagcaattcataaaaaaatgatataactatttacaacaagaaagtacaattatttaaattaaCTAACGTATATATAGCACGTAAATAAATTGATGAAACAATTTGGTCAGTTTGTGTCAGTTTCTAAATAATACGCAGTTCTCACAGTCCGATTGTAGTTTAAGCGAGAGATTCACAAGAAGAATCTGTCTTTTAAATGATTGTAAGGATGGCAGATTTCTGAGAATACTAGACAAGCTATTCCACAATTTTGGTCCCATATATCTCAATGAATGTTTCCCATATGTTACCGAATGAAATCTGGGCACATGAAAATCAGCCCCTCTAAAAGTGTAACCAGAGTGCTGTTCATCAAGAACAGATCTCTAATACCTTGAGGATACATGCCATGCTTCACTTTTGTACATCAAACATGCCATATCTTGAAGCCTCCTTTTATACAGTGTAATTAATTTAGCCTTGTTCAGCAGCTTCTCATATGTGGATTGACCATCTCTAAAGACTGCACGCAGACCACTCTCCTGAACACGCTCGAGTTTTCTCTTATCACTTGCTCGGCAGAAATGCCATGTAAGGTGGCAGTAAGTAAGATAGGGAAGTATTGCAGTCTTGAAAAGTTGCAGTTTTGCAGCCGTAGGCACTAATTTTTTTAGTCTCATCAGTGCTCCAATCCTCTGACACGCTTTGTTACACGTTATATTTATGTGTTCACTAAAATTAACCTTGTTATCGATGGTCACACCTAACTATTCAGGGATTCAATATCAGTTCCTTGAACCCTTACACCAAACTCATGGCATGCTTGTTTATTTGTGATTAGCATAGTATGATATTTGGAAAGGTTCCCCTTAAGTGGATTCGATTTATACCACATTGAGGCTTTTGTGGCATTCACATCAAGATTATGATTCACTGTGGATACATTTTCATTGATCTCATAAGGCTGATGGTCATCAGCGTACATACTTAGATTCTGATCAATTTCATACGCTAGATCAAATATCGTttaggaaaatgttccataataATGGTCCCAACGCTGAACCTTGGGGACAGCCACGATTAACTCGTCTCCAAGAACTTTTTTGAGCTGCCAACTTCACTCTGTTGCACCTATCGCATAACTAACTGCGCAACAGTCTGATTAGGCTTTCTTGGAAACCATAAGCTCTGAGTTTACTCAGCAATAAGGCTGGATCCATTGAATCAAAGGCCTTTGACATATCAGTGGTTAAAATTCCCACAGTCTGTTTGTTGTCCCTCGTCTGTCTCCAGAGCTCAGTCAAATTAAGTGTTGAATCACAGCTGTGAGTTTTTTGACAGGCTGTCAGATTCTGTTCCAGATGATGGTTAAGCATCCCCACAAGCAGTTTAGCTACAATCTGCTCGAAAACCTTATCCACAACAGGAAGGACAGTGATAGGTCTATAGTTCTCCTTTAATAAAGGATCGTCACTCTTGAAGACAGGTACCCATTCTCCCTTTTTCCATGACTGAGACCATTTTCCCTCGTTTATACTTCTGTTTAGTAGGTTGGTAAGTGAAGTAGCGATTTCCGCTGCTCCAACTCTTAATGCAAACGGGGGAATAGTATCATAACTAGATGCTCTTCTAACTTGCAATGTCTCCATAACTTCTGCTTTACGAATAGGTTTAAATGCAGTAGTTTCATGTTGGATAGAATGCTGCGCTATTTTTAAGACACTTGGGTGGTTAGAGAAATCATTCTCGGTTAGAGAATCGAGATTCTCCCCACCAATATCATCTGCATTTGTCGCAAAATAGCCAGCCAGGGTTTCAGCCACTTCATCTTGATTCCTGACAATCTCTTCACCAACTTTAAGATTAAATTGAGAGCTTTTTTTAGATGCCTTTGAGCTTAAGAATGGCATACAAGTTCTATAGAAGTCTGCTGGTTTCTCCTTAAGATGATTAGATTTATCCCTCCAATACGACTTGATTGCCATTCGCCTTTGTCTCGTGGCTTCATTACGGCCTTTAAGTAACTTATCCCAGTTGGATTTTGATTTATCCTTGTAATAATTTGCTAGAGCCTTTCTCTTAGCCCTAATGGCATTCTTCCAGCTTGTTGTAATATATGGCACATCCTTTGCTCTTACTCTCATTTCTTTAAGGGAAGATTGTCCTCAGTGATATTGACCAAAAGAGTATTCCAGTAGTGGGCCTGGTCATGCAGATCATCAAAAATTTCTCCAACATGCCATGGGGGTTCAGCGAGGTTCTTCGTGAACTTGTTACAATCAAAGTTATTATAACTTCGAAAGGTTATACATTTACTAGGTTGTCGTAGAAGTTTTCCCTTCAGGATTCCGTAAATAAGGGCATGATCACTAAGTGAAAGGTGGTAGATCCCACCACATTTAAACTGGTCAGGCTTGTTTATTAACAGGATTTCAATAAGGGTAGAAGTTGTTATTGACCCTTTCTGCTCCGTGCGTGTAGCTTTATCAATAAGGCAAGTGAAGTCATTTTCAACTTCCAAGTCCAGGAGTAGTTTTCCTGCACTTTTATCTGGCCTTGTTCTGatacaaaaagttgaaaaaggttttctaattttgttaaggtggctcaaaccagtttcaacactttcaagagaccttgttttTAAAAGGATTGACGCTACAACAATTTATCACGTGacagcaatgttatgataccacgtgaaacaataattattgctgaacaagatacagtgaTTTTTGTGACGCAAAAAGTTACCATGATAACAGGAAAGAATTGCGAATGCACCCCATATTTGGGCTTTACGTGATCATATCTGAAagacgaacttggtgaccccaaattttctttgcaCAAAAATGATCAGCAGGCGAGGATGAAATTCGAGAGATATGAGCAGCTCAAGCCAAAACATGGGGCGTTTTTGAAGGGTTTTCCTGTTGTCACAAAcgtgaccgaatctttttcagcaatgatTGGTGTTTGACATGGTACCAAAACATTTCTGTTAAGTGATAAGGTGTTGTAGTGTcgatccttctaataaaaacgttctttcaagtgttcaaactggtttgagccaccttaacaaatATTTCCACGAAATTcggttgaaaaagaaaaatccgtgatttttttggaatttttttattatatgtgTCAACACCTGTCATTTCTCCATGACGATAAACAAAGGTGATTTTGTGTATGGAAAGAACTCATGTGAGGCCATCGTCAATgattgtgttttgcataattaattacgCCTCCGAGTTCGATGGGCAAAAAATATACATAGATCGTTCAAAACCTTCTTTTAACCAAACTTTCCGATTTTAAAGTTTTCATTCACGAGAGGTTAATTTGATGATCTAACGAGATTTTTAACGTTAAAAAGACGGCTACGAAGTAGTTCgtggcatttaaaaaacatgtgcTTAAAATAAAGGCTCATATGCAAATGCTTACCTTCATAACTAACCTCAATTCCTCGATATTTTCCAGCTGCCGTTCTAAAAAAATGATTCTAGGTAATAAAATAGTTCGCTCCGATATAACAAATCTTAATTTGACTGTTATCGCCTAAAAAGGGATGGATATGCCATTCATTCTGTTTGATAAGCAGTTTCCATTCTTTAGGAACAGAGCTGACGATaccaattaatttaattaataagcTGGAGATATTGAGGAGGGCACAATCTTCTCATTTTCCAAAAACCTACCACCCTCAGATATTAGGTCGTCGATTTTAATTATACCAAAATCGAGGAAAAGATTGATAAAAACGGATGACCTTTGGATAATAATGAATTTATTGTTCCATATTATTTGATTTACGACATTTGCATATGTCGTCACATTAGTGGTTTTTAAGTCAGACCAAGCATTTTGGCATTCCTTATAAATATCCGGTTTTGCACTTTATACAAAAATTCCTGTTGTAAAAGCGTTTTGAGTCCCAATTGCAAATAAATCCGTTTTATCATCGTTCACACAAAGACCTGAGaatctcgaaaaaaaaaaaacgaaatgtGAATAGATTTTAATGGCTGTTTTTTGGTTGTTCTTTCAGTTAATCCGTTCATTGTACCAATTTCCGATGAGATGATCATCGAAGGAAAAAATGTGACTTTGTCATGTGAAGCAACTGGTATCCCCCCACCAACTGTGTTTTGGGTCAAGACTAGTAGTGGACAGCGTACAAATGGAACTGAGTTAGTTTTCATCAATATTACCAGGAGTGGAGCTGGAGAATACGTATGTGAAGCAAGGAATCGACACGGCAACGCTTCAGAGTCTGCAACAATTGATGTACAGTGTAAGTCATCTTCgtctataaaaaaaaataataataagtaatcatTTCAAACGTAATTAGTACGTTAAGAAAGATCTAGTGGTAGACATAACAGAGGAAATAAAAATACGAAAAGTTTAAATCTGATGGGAACTTTGTCTGAGATTCATTTCAGAAAtacttaaactttttttttattctttattttttgaaaatattgtACTGCAATGATAATGGGTGAACATACAGTAAACTGATAAATGATAACACTGACCAAAATATTATGACCAAAACATTatacaacaacagcaaaaaaaaaagaaaaaaaaaaaaacaaaacactgaaaaaaatctggagaaaTTTCTGAACTTTGCAAGTAATAGTTGACTTTAAAAACTTTGGGTATTATTTGAAGTCGTTGTGAATAGTTTGATTCCCGAACTGATTCCGAAGATGACTTTCGCTCAGGTTGTCACCCGTACTTCACTTATAGTTATGATATTTTTTAGTTATGAGGTCAAAAAACTGCACAAACATATTTTGGTCTTCATCATAGACCCACCAGAGGGAATCCAGTTACATGTTAGTGAAGACGTAGTCTGTAATGGAGCAACCGTCTCTTTCCATTGCTCGTCTGAAACTGCGAATCCCAAGGATCTTACTTATCAGCTTTATGAGAATAACGTTATGAAAGGTGGCATTAGCAGTACTGGAGTTTGGAACAAAAGAATGACAGTTGGCGAAGTATTCATCTATAAGTGCATGGTAAACAACAGTGTTGGGACAGCTCTGAGCACAAGTGTGTCTGTTACTGTCAATGGTGAGCAAAGATCCTTTAGAATGAGTGAAAAGATGATCAAATACTTGGACATTAATCGATATATGCATAATTATATCACTAACAATAGTTTACGTAGTAGGAGTTCTAGCTTATAGATGTGATTGAAGGACACTTTGCACTTTAGACATGCATTTCTTACTACAGGAAACGTTATTAAGGAGTTTAAATTTTGTGAAGTTTCAAGACAAATGCATTGTGATATTACCCCTCGGTGTCATTGTAATTAATATGTTGTTCGACTTTTCATATGACGTAAAACCTGTACTTTGCAATATTGTTTGTGAATAACACTGTGTGTGAAGCTGTACTTGGATGAAAATAGCAACACAAAACTCATTAAATTCCATGTTTGATTTCCAGTGTCCTCATCTGTCCAAACTATTCCGAACAAAGTTGTAAGAGAGGGCGGCAATATGACTCTTTTCTGCAATGCATCTGGCATTCCTGAACCAACTGTTTCTTGGATAAATGTCCGCAATGAACAGCGCACTGATGGGAACAAGTTGATGTTTGAAAATATCACCAGATACCAAACTGGAGAATTCATATGCGAAGCAACCAATCCATGCGGGAATGCCAAAGAAGCTGCGACCATTGATGTGCATTGTAAGCCATTTCTTAGCTTGCTTCATTTTCGATCTTTTCAGCTCATTGCAATTTGATGATCTAGGGTTCTTTTGCTATTTTGAGACAATTAGTTGGCTTTATGATAAAAAGGAACAAGGTACTGGTTATCATGCAACCCTGGAAGAGGAAACCTCCTGACTACAGGAAGAAAAAGTAGAAAGATGTAACTGCGTCTGGGTAGAGGACAACGGTTTGGGTGGCTTTGGTGCTCTTAACACCCTCTGGAATTGTCTTTGGTTTTCCCGAAGTCGACTCCCGCATGCAATGTAAATTGGGGTATCTTGATGAGATTtgaataatattgtttgtttctgTACTTAGCCCGAAAAGAACCAAGTTTTAAGGTTCCACTTTGTGAGATTAAATGGAGGTTATGTGCAGAGTTCTTTTAGCCCCTAACCCCATAAAAGGCTGTAAGGTTTTGCGGTTCTGAAATGAATTCAGTGGAAAAAGGAAGTATTGGGAACAAAGAGTGTGGGGAAGGAGGAACTATTCATCAATGCACGCAGAAAGAAGCGACATGTCAGTAACTGAGGAGTGccaaaaaagacaaaatgaaCGGTATTATTCAGTCTTTTTAATTTGCCACCTTAGCTGTTTTTTGTATCAGTTAAGGGGTTCGTTATTTCAGGGAATTTGGTGGCATACACTGTATTCCCTATTTTGTCCGTTCAGTCTCTAGTTTGCATTAGCTGTGATGTTAACAAGTACAATTTCAGCAAATTAACTTTGCTCTTCGTCGTAGTTGAACCAGAGATGGCTCAGCTGGTACCCAGTGAAACAACGGTGTGCCTTGGAGATTCCATCACGTTCAATTGCTCTGCTAACAGTAACCCTGCTGTGCATACATATCAGTTGTATGTAAATGGTATGACTGCGAATGAAAACAACACAACAGGAGTCTGGAACAGAACAATGACAACTAGAGGAGAGTTTGTCTACAAATGCATGGTTAATAACACTGTTGGAACAGCAATGAGCACAAATGTCAGCATCACTGTCAATGGTAATGAGCTTACATTTTCAGTTTGCTCACTTTCTGGATTacgttttgaaaataaagcacAGACCAGCAACATCTTTGGCATGACATGAATCTCGTCTTGAGGCAAGACCAAGACGAAGTATTCTATTCCCACCCTggacagagtttttctctgtccttgtgtgggcccatttccatcagtagggctaacgctcacatggttcatatgaaatataaatctagcacttcaccttacactctattcagttaactctgtttaaaatatgtgctacacggccaaggtttctataaacgtaacctttccttgtatctATGACTTCAGTCTCAGAATTGCGATGGCTCAGTAGTTCTGGTGACAAattaaaattcaccaaactTAAAATAAATGTGTCTAACTGATTGCCTTCTCTCAGTTGACTTCCTACTGCTACAGCGGCACCTTTTTACTTGAACAGTTGCTTTATATACCTCATGTACTTCACTATGGTCAAGGTCTAATACCAACCTCTCATGCTGTTATTCTTACAGTTCCCCCATTCATCCAGCCGATACACAATGAGATGATAATTGAAGGTGGAAATGTGACCTTGACTTGCAATGCATCTGGGTTTCCTACACCTACTATTCTTTGGGTCAAGACCAGCAATGGGCAACGCACTAATGGAACGGAGTTAGTGTTCACAAATATTACTAGAGATCAAGCTGGAGAATACAGATGTGAAGCTATTAATCTATGTAACACGGACACAGAGATGGCAACAGTTGATGTGCAGTGTGAGTTTCTCAAATACAATTACGtgtcaatctcgaccccagagctcttctcttgactgagggagagaagagctctgtgGAACCCTGAAATAAAGTGTCTTCTCATAggttttcgtaaagaacaatcaaaagcgtctctaattggtgcattcatgatAGCACGAGGAGTAAGCTGGCgcagtaaggttcaaatagccaatttttgacCTTAAGATCCCTACGCCGCATACTCTCCtaaatagagtttcccagagccttgggccgacccgaggctctggtgacgagaatgaattATGTGTCAGGTGTCAGTTCTACGAAAAAAGGCATTACTACTTTGAAAAGCTTGCACTAAAAAAagttgaaagttctcaaaatgcACTTGCCTATGGCTCGTGAAATTTTGTGATATTGAGTATATAGAACAGAATATCACGGTTTCTGACTGGTCAATGACAAATGCGTAAATAGTTTTTATGACCTTACAAGGGTCACTGCTTGGAATTATCATAGCTAGAACTAACACAATTGCAAGAGCAGAGGTCAAAGTTTCAAAGGTCTTAATTTAATCCAGAGGCCTAAGTACTGTTACGATCACCAATGATAGCAGGGTTACGTTCGATTGGGTAGAATTGTGTTGGACTGTGTAGGATTGTGGTTCGAACTAAAAGGCAATAGAAAACGAAACGGGACTAAGAATAATATGCTacttaaatgaaaaattaacaacTAATCAAGAACGCTTTGAAATATACCGGGTGAAATCATCAATAGCAATGTACAAAAGAAGCCTTTGAAAACTGACAgtttatagagtgcaatacggaagaagagatggagtaattttgtcgagtatatactaaaaaaaatcatacGATCTTGCTCAGGTCTTCAAAACATAAGTTGCGCCCATAACAAAACATAAATTACGCCCATAAATGACAAAGTGACTGTACTCGGTTCTAATCTGTTCATGTTATTTTCTATATTTATTGGATAACTATcactaaaataaaacaaagaacttAGAATTTGCAAATTATAATTAACAAACAAGCTGATAGTCAGACTGCAGAATATAGTGAATTTGGTTTGCAGTTAAGTGACAAGCAAAAAAAGCGGCTTTCAGAGGGGACAAATGATGATTATCGTGTGAAGTAGGGTTGGGCAATGTGTTGAAGacaaaacaaactaaaatcATGTCGACATCTTGACCACATTTTTCTTTGGAAATCAGCAGTCTGCATATGTGGAAAAGCCAAGATCAGTGGAAATTCCTGATTACATTTTTTGAAAGGCCATTGTAGGAAATGATGCATTTTGGAGCAAAAGTCAGTCGAAAATACAACACTATTGCAGGGCTGTTAACCCTTGAAGtcttcaaatattgagaatatATAGGGATGGCATGATAGATGACGTCATAACGCTTGTGAGGCCATTTTTAGTGACGTCACATAACGTCTTTTACTCAAAAAAATACTCATTGACTCCATTCGACGTATGACATTTAAACCGGAAATCTTTACATTTTTTCAGCTACATTTGTCTTTTCAAGTCCTAAAACTCCTTCAGAAGCGAAGTAAAATCAATCAACATCTTTAATCTCCGCGATTTGACACAAATGCACAAGACCTCACGCAAGCTAGGCAAAAAGTCAAAAAACGCGCGAAATAGATGACATTGGCATtgcaacatttaatttgattggtttattttggaGCAATCACATGATTGCTTAAATTACAATACGTAAATAGCAAGGAACGGTTTACTGGAGTTTATGAAACGTTCGAATTTTGTTATTATCGATGTTAAAATATCTCAAATAcctatttgaaattttattgttctGAAAGTCGATTCTCACTAGAAATGGCAAAATGCGGCGATTGATCGGGAGATTTCAGAGCGTAATCGTGAGATTGGAGAGTTGACAGCTTTGCTATTGCAGCTGGTTGTGCCCTATTGCTCTTTTATGGTTATGAAGCGGTGAAAACCTTTAGTTGTCATGACTTTTTTATGATAgttattttttaacaaaaacacaACATCCTGTTAATTTGCCTTTCAAAACTTTTAGTCAAACCAGAGATGGTTGTATTAGATCCAAGCGCAACAACAGTCTGCCGTGGGGATTTTATAGTGTTCAACTGTTCAGCTTTCAGCAACCCTGAAGCACATACCTATGAGTTGTTTGTAAATGGAAGTATGTCCAATGGAATTAGCGGAATGGGAATATGGAACATAAGCATGGCAACTGGAGGAGTATTTGTCTACAAATGCAGGGTTAACAACACTATCGGAACAGCAATGAACATGGAATTGTTTGTTACCGTAAATGGTAAAAATGTCCTTTTGCTTTCAAAGTAAAGTTACGTCTTATTTTATACGTTGTCTTATTTTTAGAACTTACGTTTTATTTTTTAGAAGATAAGTCTGATTTTAATTAAAAcggaattttgtttttatttaaattactcATATGCAACTAACAAGGGACCTATACTCAGTGGTTTGAATAAGCACCGATAGCCCGCAAAGCGCGTCAGCCTATTCACTTGGAGAAGCTGGCGACCTTTTCTCCCAAATTTAAGTAATTAAAGACCGATTTCCAAAAAAGTTTacaattcattttgacaatgccACCATTGAGTTACTCTACTCAAACTATCCACCAACTTTAGATTTTATTAAAACTTCCGTGTAGTTGCACTCAGTGTTTTTTACAGTAAGTTACATGTCGAGTTGTAGCTCATGTTATGTTACTCACTTTCGTGCAATTTTTTTAGAGCCTTCATCCATCCGTCCATTTACAAAGAAAGCGATAATTGAAGGGGAAAACTTGACCATAATATGTGAAGCAACAGGTACCTCACCACTGACTATATCTTGGGTCAAGACTAGTGATGGAGTGCGTACCAATGGAAAAAAGTTGGTTTTTACATATATCAATAGGACTGAGGCGGGAGAATACAGATGTGAAGCACGTAATTTATGTGGCGATGCTTCCGGTTCTGTAGAACTTGATGTGTTGTGTAAGTTGTCTTTAAAACATTTAGAACTATCATAAGGGCAGAGTAACTTGGCAGTTTTTTAAGTTTTGAAAGTATTCAGTTGAcgtcatttcctttttttcgtttCGTTGAGATGCTAAGTGATTGTTTTCCTTCATTTTAGTTAAACCGGAGATGCTCCAGTTATTTGCCAGCGAAGCAACAGTCTGCAACGGTTCGTCCATCACCTTCAACTGTTCAGCTTATAGTAACCCCGTGGTCCATACGTATTACTtgtatgaaaatgaaaacatgGTTGAGGAAATCAGCAGTACGGGAGTTTGGACCAGGACAATGCCCACTGGAGGAGAGTTTGTCTTCAAATGCATGGTTAATAACACTGTTGGAACAGCAATGAGCCCAAATGTCTCTGTGACTGTCAGTGGTAAATGCACAATCTAATCAtgtgatttcgagtgcaatttgaaattAACACGCATggttatttttgtttcaaaaacgaACCAAAACGTACGGGCTtctgcaatttgtagtctttggaaaaaaaataatagagGTTATGTGTAATTTTTTcccaaattgcacaagaaaagaAATGCTTTCACTCATTAGTAATATGCATAAAAGCAATTTCGAGGTGAGATAATTGTAATTACGAGAAGAAAGTCACGCGTATCAGGAATGGCGCAAAACTTTCGCTATCCAGGGCTCGGACATGAGTGGCCATTGACAAATCACAATGTTTGCTTTGTTACCTCTCTTGGCACCAAATTACTGTTCCTGTTTTGTGCATTgtgttagccaatcagaatgaaaACGAAATTTCATGTATATTGTTAATTTTGAAAGGTAGAGTTAACAATGGTTGGTTGACCAGTATGTTTTGACTGTAACTATGTCCTGGATGATAATACTTTTGATAAAATTTGGaacttcattaattaaccaGTACAAAAATGTATCCATGAATCTACCTGGAAACACATGTTAGAATGAAGTGATTTGCTGTCTATTTGGATAGTGTTTTCATCGATCGAGGCGATTAAAGGGAACAGGACGTTGACTGAAGGAGAGAACTTGAATCTATCTTGTCAAGCATCTGGCCATCCCCTACCATTCGTTTCATGGATCAAAGTTGGCAGTGGACAACGCACCAATTCAAGTAATTTGGAATTAACAAATATCCAAAGAAATCAATATGGAGAATACAGATGTGAGGCTAGTAACCCATGCAATGTTGACACAAACATGGCAACAGTTGATGTGCAGTGTAGGTATAACATTGTGTCTTGTCTAGCTAGGGCTTGTTTCAGTCGCTAACAATCATGTGGCCATGCATTCTTTAATCAATGGCTTCTTGATAGCTAAATCAGTTGGCAAATCACTGCAACATACAATGCAGcgatcgtgggttcaattctctCTTAATCCCAAATTCTtcagcttttcttttgttactgcTTCAGTGACATTCATAAATGCTTTGGTGTAAGATCTTAAAGCGCCTATGCAGCTTGCAGG
Proteins encoded:
- the LOC137982331 gene encoding uncharacterized protein isoform X3, with amino-acid sequence MDVTMSTTNDFNPFIVPISDEMIIEGKNVTLSCEATGIPPPTVFWVKTSSGQRTNGTELVFINITRSGAGEYVCEARNRHGNASESATIDVQYPPEGIQLHVSEDVVCNGATVSFHCSSETANPKDLTYQLYENNVMKGGISSTGVWNKRMTVGEVFIYKCMVNNSVGTALSTSVSVTVNVSSSVQTIPNKVVREGGNMTLFCNASGIPEPTVSWINVRNEQRTDGNKLMFENITRYQTGEFICEATNPCGNAKEAATIDVHFEPEMAQLVPSETTVCLGDSITFNCSANSNPAVHTYQLYVNGMTANENNTTGVWNRTMTTRGEFVYKCMVNNTVGTAMSTNVSITVNVPPFIQPIHNEMIIEGGNVTLTCNASGFPTPTILWVKTSNGQRTNGTELVFTNITRDQAGEYRCEAINLCNTDTEMATVDVQFKPEMVVLDPSATTVCRGDFIVFNCSAFSNPEAHTYELFVNGSMSNGISGMGIWNISMATGGVFVYKCRVNNTIGTAMNMELFVTVNEPSSIRPFTKKAIIEGENLTIICEATGTSPLTISWVKTSDGVRTNGKKLVFTYINRTEAGEYRCEARNLCGDASGSVELDVLFKPEMLQLFASEATVCNGSSITFNCSAYSNPVVHTYYLYENENMVEEISSTGVWTRTMPTGGEFVFKCMVNNTVGTAMSPNVSVTVSVFSSIEAIKGNRTLTEGENLNLSCQASGHPLPFVSWIKVGSGQRTNSSNLELTNIQRNQYGEYRCEASNPCNVDTNMATVDVQYQPEITHISAPQTVNRGNVVTLNCTADGNPAATVRWTRLSDNSDVNMPLTISRKDDEGNYRCTASNSIGSVTRETSIVVNFPAIVPLVDSIIVQKDGNVTLFCNASGTPPPSVMWTHVSTGRTRYSETWLITDIQVSDLGEYRCDANNSNGRANDSVTIQFEGGNCKEKCNDEKKCRYFGEYLCLCERGRKGAMCKDNENLALSIKAGFEFRNEIFKLEYEDLENQMTETFVDKIEGAIAEELNGSGLTHVIVSTLRKGSVIADVELNFDVEVGESEVDALLREVTEDGKLGEFEVSKVVVGTVIPEPPSEPDKNEFIYAVVIGVSVLVLVSVVASLIIIRRRKRQQRKDRRTEERHGAVKGSLVVTNIGAEVETDTDYSNINTVSQPHYMELRKVTDSQRRMSETSFYSEMHEYSSLHPGTRSWEVSRQSVIIDKVIGQGSFGQVAQGRASQLPWMEGTITVAIKMLKANAQEMEKKDLMSELEVMKTLKPHPHVIKLLGCVTISDPILVIIEYVPFGDLLGYLRKSRGLNDTYFKDPDVKPETNLSSLQLMKISWQIADGMSYLSSRNIIHRDLAARNVLVGEGETCKVTDFGMARDVHVESVYEKKSKGRIPVKWTAFEALMYGRYTSKSDVWSFGVVLYEIFTIGGSPYPRINGRKIMELLNEGYRMPKPNHVAETLYQLMLNCWQQEPHDRPTFEQLRRELKLMENQHKRLINMKDYDKKLYENVEDVMF